A region of Gammaproteobacteria bacterium DNA encodes the following proteins:
- the bioB gene encoding biotin synthase BioB: protein MNDSLRNDWALAEVQALFNQPFNDLLFQAHTLHRRNFDHNKVQVSTLLSIKTGACPEDCAYCPQSTHYDTGLGREKLLPLNEVLEAARLAKANGSSRFCMGAAWRNPTDKNLDVVAEMITAVKAEGMETCVTLGMLTDRQAGRLKQAGLDYYNHNLDTSPEFYGQIITTRTYQDRLDTLQHVRDQDINVCSGGIVGMGESAADRAGLLMQLANMPSHPESVPINLLVRVEGTPLQETAALDPLEFIRTIAVARILMPKSYVRLSAGRSDMSDEMQASCYFAGANSIFYGEKLLTTENPEAVRDQQLFQRLGINGDETELTPTSCTSQPEKVESAASV from the coding sequence ATGAACGACTCTTTGCGTAACGACTGGGCTTTGGCCGAAGTCCAAGCCTTGTTTAATCAACCCTTTAACGATCTTCTTTTTCAAGCTCACACACTGCATCGCAGAAATTTTGATCATAATAAAGTGCAAGTGAGCACTTTGTTGTCGATCAAAACCGGAGCTTGTCCAGAAGATTGTGCCTACTGTCCACAGAGCACCCATTACGACACTGGGCTGGGAAGGGAGAAATTGCTGCCACTGAACGAAGTGCTGGAAGCGGCACGTTTGGCCAAGGCCAACGGTTCTAGCCGATTCTGCATGGGTGCGGCGTGGCGTAACCCGACGGATAAAAATCTGGACGTGGTGGCGGAGATGATCACGGCGGTCAAAGCCGAGGGCATGGAAACCTGTGTCACCTTGGGCATGTTGACCGACCGTCAGGCAGGGCGTTTGAAACAGGCGGGGTTGGATTATTACAACCACAATTTGGACACCTCGCCGGAATTTTACGGCCAGATCATCACCACCCGCACCTATCAAGATCGCCTCGATACCTTGCAGCATGTGCGGGATCAGGACATTAACGTCTGTTCGGGCGGCATTGTTGGCATGGGTGAGAGCGCGGCAGATCGTGCTGGTCTGCTGATGCAGTTGGCCAATATGCCCAGCCATCCCGAGTCTGTGCCGATTAATTTGTTGGTGCGGGTGGAAGGTACGCCGTTGCAGGAGACCGCAGCCCTTGATCCCTTGGAGTTTATTCGAACCATTGCGGTGGCGCGTATTTTGATGCCCAAATCCTATGTGCGTCTCTCAGCGGGGCGCAGTGACATGAGCGATGAGATGCAAGCGAGCTGTTATTTTGCCGGTGCCAATTCGATTTTTTACGGTGAGAAATTGCTCACCACCGAAAACCCCGAAGCGGTGCGTGATCAGCAGTTGTTTCAACGTCTGGGTATTAATGGCGATGAGACGGAACTGACCCCCACCAGCTGTACCTCCCAACCGGAAAAAGTGGAGTCCGCTGCTTCCGTATGA
- a CDS encoding ComF family protein, whose product MIKPTHPLSTEKEAHKATLWQRLLDKIYPQHCLLCRAPSQNMSLCSGCQNDLPSNHNACWRCAQPLEGAAQHSALICAHCLKKPLAIDRCIVPFRYHSPIDFMIKQLKFQQKLVYAPLIAELMLPALKQETDLPQLILPVPLHSARLQQRGFNQSQEIALHLAKRLNLTCRYDLLTRRTNTRSQTELTAKLRQKNIKGAFQVRKTIPAKRVALIDDVMTSGATANELAKTVKQAGVEEVQLWAFARAGAPLRQS is encoded by the coding sequence ATGATAAAGCCCACTCACCCACTGTCAACTGAAAAAGAAGCACACAAGGCCACTTTATGGCAACGTCTGCTCGATAAAATCTACCCCCAGCACTGTCTGTTGTGCCGTGCGCCAAGCCAAAACATGAGCCTCTGCTCAGGCTGTCAAAATGACCTGCCCAGCAATCACAACGCCTGTTGGCGCTGCGCACAACCACTGGAAGGTGCCGCACAACACAGCGCCTTGATCTGCGCGCACTGCTTAAAAAAGCCTCTGGCCATCGACCGCTGCATCGTCCCGTTTCGCTACCACAGTCCCATTGATTTCATGATCAAGCAGCTCAAATTTCAGCAAAAATTGGTTTACGCCCCTCTCATTGCCGAGCTGATGTTACCTGCCCTAAAACAAGAAACCGACCTACCCCAACTGATTTTGCCCGTACCGCTGCACAGCGCCCGCCTGCAACAGCGTGGCTTTAATCAATCGCAAGAGATCGCACTGCATCTGGCCAAACGGTTAAACCTGACCTGTCGTTACGATCTGCTAACACGACGGACAAACACCCGCTCACAAACCGAGCTGACGGCCAAGCTGCGGCAAAAAAACATCAAGGGAGCCTTTCAGGTGAGAAAAACCATCCCAGCCAAACGAGTCGCCCTGATAGACGACGTTATGACCAGTGGCGCAACGGCCAACGAACTGGCCAAAACAGTGAAACAAGCGGGGGTGGAGGAGGTGCAGTTGTGGGCGTTTGCGCGCGCAGGAGCGCCCTTAAGGCAAAGCTAA
- a CDS encoding multiheme c-type cytochrome, with translation MLKKVIFFIFPLLFSNSLFAVPSADIQIFLDRHWQRPLLAQGSAPDKVSSLMRSLLPQTCGSCHVQQFKDWSGSLHSKAMSPGLMGQLMEMAATDRESQQACLRCHAPLKEQAESLVVSLRTGKNEGLHTQGLICAGCHLREGRWFGPPRQDGSIPTPDEKKQLPHGGWNSQAAFEDSAFCAACHQFDQETGFAINGKLLENTYQEWLASPFAEQQKSCQSCHMPDRRHVWKGIHDAEMTRNGITIEIRQPNLQGGNISAQFYLKNSGTGHNFPTYVTPKIYLQGVQLDAKGSEIAATFLQYPIGWKLELDLSGEQYDTRLAPDEELKIDYAQARDSNAVSLLLKVVVEPDAFYSRFYRSLLENGYAKKGKQQIEQALRESEASVYILFERRLALP, from the coding sequence ATGCTTAAAAAAGTAATTTTTTTTATTTTCCCCCTTCTTTTTTCAAACAGTCTCTTTGCAGTACCTTCTGCTGATATTCAAATTTTTTTAGACCGTCATTGGCAGCGTCCGTTGCTTGCTCAAGGCTCAGCTCCTGATAAGGTATCTTCTTTAATGCGTTCTTTGTTGCCCCAAACGTGCGGCAGTTGCCATGTGCAGCAATTTAAAGATTGGTCTGGCAGTCTGCACAGTAAGGCGATGAGCCCAGGTTTAATGGGGCAGTTAATGGAGATGGCAGCCACCGACCGAGAGAGCCAGCAAGCCTGTCTGCGTTGCCATGCGCCTCTTAAAGAGCAAGCAGAGAGTCTCGTTGTCAGTTTGAGGACAGGAAAAAATGAGGGGCTGCATACGCAAGGGCTGATCTGTGCAGGTTGTCATTTGCGCGAGGGCAGGTGGTTTGGTCCGCCGCGTCAAGATGGCTCTATACCCACTCCTGATGAGAAAAAACAGCTGCCTCATGGCGGCTGGAATTCACAAGCGGCTTTTGAAGATTCGGCCTTTTGTGCGGCTTGTCATCAGTTTGATCAAGAGACGGGTTTTGCCATTAACGGCAAGTTATTGGAGAACACCTATCAAGAGTGGTTGGCCAGCCCTTTTGCGGAGCAGCAGAAAAGTTGCCAGAGCTGCCATATGCCAGATCGTCGTCATGTTTGGAAAGGCATTCATGATGCTGAGATGACTCGCAACGGCATCACCATTGAGATTCGTCAGCCTAATTTGCAGGGTGGCAACATTTCAGCGCAGTTTTATCTGAAAAACAGCGGCACAGGGCATAATTTTCCCACTTATGTGACTCCCAAAATTTATCTGCAAGGGGTGCAGTTGGATGCCAAAGGCAGTGAGATTGCAGCGACTTTTTTACAATACCCCATCGGCTGGAAATTGGAGTTGGATCTCTCCGGCGAGCAGTACGACACTCGTTTGGCTCCCGATGAAGAGCTGAAGATTGATTATGCACAGGCGCGTGATTCTAACGCGGTTAGTTTATTGCTGAAGGTGGTGGTGGAGCCGGATGCCTTTTACAGCCGTTTTTATCGCAGTCTGTTGGAGAACGGTTACGCTAAAAAAGGCAAACAGCAGATTGAGCAGGCTTTGAGGGAGAGTGAAGCTTCGGTGTACATTTTATTTGAACGGCGTTTAGCTTTGCCTTAA
- the ubiA gene encoding 4-hydroxybenzoate octaprenyltransferase, translating to MTSPLRNSFFSRFQVTFLADRLHQYALLVRLHRPIGIYLLLWPTLWALWIAAEGVPDLLVLAVFVGGTVLMRSAGCAINDYADRNVDAHVKRTEQRPIVAGRVSPKEALWVFGVLSLLAFGLVLLLDWNTVLLSFGAVLLTAIYPFAKRYTHLPQVVLGAAFAWAIPMAFMAQTGELTQVTWLLYLATLLWTLAYDTFYAMADREEDLKIGVKSTAILFGEMDRVVVASLQLLTLLTLLLVGSQLELSWYYYLALVLGAGLFVYQQWMVRERVPQLCIHAFLNNHWFGLLIFIGLVAHYFFGVE from the coding sequence ATGACTTCACCGTTGAGAAACTCCTTTTTTTCCCGTTTTCAGGTCACTTTTTTAGCCGATCGTCTGCATCAATACGCGCTGTTGGTGCGTTTGCACCGCCCCATTGGCATCTATTTGTTGCTGTGGCCGACCTTGTGGGCGCTCTGGATTGCAGCAGAAGGAGTGCCAGATCTGTTGGTGTTGGCGGTGTTTGTTGGCGGTACGGTGCTGATGCGTTCGGCGGGCTGTGCGATTAACGATTATGCCGATCGCAATGTGGATGCCCATGTAAAACGCACCGAACAGAGGCCGATTGTGGCCGGTCGAGTCTCTCCTAAAGAGGCGTTGTGGGTGTTTGGGGTCTTGTCTTTGTTGGCGTTTGGGCTGGTGTTGTTGCTGGATTGGAACACGGTGCTGCTCTCGTTTGGTGCGGTTTTACTCACGGCGATCTATCCCTTTGCTAAGCGGTACACCCATCTGCCGCAAGTGGTGTTGGGGGCGGCCTTTGCGTGGGCTATTCCGATGGCGTTTATGGCGCAAACGGGGGAGTTAACCCAAGTAACGTGGTTGCTCTATCTGGCCACCCTGCTCTGGACGTTGGCTTACGACACCTTCTACGCGATGGCGGATCGGGAGGAGGATTTGAAGATTGGGGTCAAGTCTACGGCGATTTTGTTTGGTGAGATGGATCGGGTGGTGGTGGCGAGCCTTCAGCTGTTGACGCTGCTGACGTTGCTGCTGGTGGGCAGCCAACTGGAGTTGAGTTGGTATTATTACTTGGCGCTTGTTTTGGGAGCCGGTCTGTTTGTTTATCAACAGTGGATGGTACGCGAGAGAGTGCCGCAGCTCTGTATTCACGCCTTTTTGAACAATCACTGGTTTGGTTTGTTGATCTTCATTGGTCTGGTTGCACATTACTTTTTTGGCGTTGAGTAA
- the gorA gene encoding glutathione-disulfide reductase, translating to MKKHYDLIAIGGGSGGLSVAERAAHYGMKCAVVEVNNDLGGTCVNRGCVPKKVMWHAASLAHSLADAADYGFAVEQKGFDWNTLVAKRDAYIQGINDWYINYLQDSKIEHIQGFARFVDQHTLEVDGEQYSADHIVIAPGGKPDAPEIPGAELGITSDGFFELQTQPKRVAIIGSGYIAVELAGLLQALGSDVNLLLRKEHLLGNFDAMLRDTLMESMLDDGVNILPRCQATELKQQDNGQITLVSDHNMELKDLDAVIWAIGRSPALEGLNLEEIGVPLDHWGYITTDKYQNTRLDGIYALGDVTGQAQLTPVAIAAARRLADRLFDGKENRHLSYDNIASVIFSHPPIGTVGLSEEDAREEHGKAVKVYQTRFTSMYHALTEHKVPTAMKLITVGAEEKVIGCHIIGPGADEMLQGFAVAIRMGATKADLDDTVAIHPTSSEELVTLR from the coding sequence ATGAAAAAACATTATGACCTGATTGCCATCGGTGGTGGTAGCGGTGGTTTATCCGTCGCCGAACGCGCCGCTCATTACGGCATGAAATGCGCCGTGGTCGAAGTCAATAACGACCTTGGCGGTACCTGCGTCAATCGCGGCTGCGTCCCGAAAAAAGTGATGTGGCACGCCGCCTCGCTGGCGCACAGCCTCGCCGATGCCGCCGATTACGGCTTTGCCGTCGAGCAAAAAGGCTTTGACTGGAACACCTTGGTGGCCAAGCGCGATGCGTATATCCAAGGCATCAACGACTGGTACATCAACTACCTGCAAGATTCGAAGATTGAGCATATTCAGGGCTTTGCTCGGTTTGTCGATCAACACACCCTTGAAGTGGACGGCGAACAGTACAGCGCCGATCACATCGTCATCGCTCCGGGCGGCAAACCCGACGCGCCCGAAATTCCAGGTGCCGAGCTGGGCATCACCTCCGACGGCTTTTTTGAGCTGCAAACACAGCCCAAACGGGTCGCCATCATTGGCTCCGGTTACATCGCCGTAGAGCTGGCAGGGCTGCTGCAAGCCCTCGGCAGCGACGTGAATCTGCTGCTGCGCAAAGAACATCTGCTGGGTAATTTTGATGCCATGCTGCGCGACACCTTAATGGAAAGCATGTTGGATGACGGGGTTAACATTCTGCCCCGCTGCCAAGCCACCGAGCTAAAACAGCAGGACAATGGCCAGATCACCTTAGTCAGCGATCACAACATGGAGTTGAAAGATTTGGATGCGGTGATCTGGGCCATCGGTCGCAGCCCTGCGCTGGAGGGGCTTAATTTAGAAGAGATCGGGGTACCACTGGATCACTGGGGCTACATCACCACCGATAAATACCAAAACACTCGCCTTGATGGCATCTACGCGCTGGGGGATGTCACCGGTCAAGCTCAGCTCACCCCCGTGGCCATCGCTGCCGCTCGTCGTTTGGCTGATCGTCTGTTTGATGGCAAAGAAAATCGTCATCTGAGTTACGACAACATCGCCAGTGTCATTTTTAGCCATCCACCCATCGGCACCGTCGGCCTCAGTGAAGAAGATGCCCGCGAAGAACACGGCAAAGCGGTCAAGGTCTACCAGACCCGTTTCACCTCTATGTATCACGCCCTCACCGAACACAAAGTACCCACTGCGATGAAGCTGATCACCGTGGGTGCCGAGGAAAAAGTCATCGGCTGCCACATCATCGGGCCGGGCGCAGACGAGATGCTACAAGGGTTTGCCGTCGCCATTCGCATGGGAGCCACCAAAGCAGATCTGGATGATACGGTTGCCATTCACCCCACCAGCTCTGAAGAGTTGGTTACCTTGCGCTAA
- a CDS encoding GyrI-like domain-containing protein, giving the protein MASKKINSEYLRRTNKAIKYIIDNPMITPTAQCRYDASIEVEESTKILDPFLKQTIPAGTYAVAYYKGDGDKVSNFYMELYSNWLPSSGFEPDDYPPVAHYLNDSRKAGFVEMEVCIKLKELQHPPK; this is encoded by the coding sequence ATGGCCAGCAAAAAAATAAACAGCGAATATCTGCGCAGAACCAATAAAGCCATCAAGTACATCATTGACAATCCCATGATCACCCCCACGGCTCAATGCCGTTATGATGCCTCAATCGAGGTGGAAGAGAGCACCAAGATCTTAGACCCCTTTCTAAAGCAGACCATCCCCGCAGGCACATACGCCGTCGCTTATTACAAAGGCGACGGTGACAAAGTCAGCAATTTCTATATGGAACTGTATTCAAACTGGCTGCCCAGCAGTGGTTTTGAACCCGACGATTATCCACCCGTGGCTCATTATTTGAACGACTCCAGAAAAGCCGGTTTTGTTGAAATGGAAGTCTGCATCAAACTAAAAGAGCTGCAACACCCGCCCAAATAA
- a CDS encoding methyl-accepting chemotaxis protein, with amino-acid sequence MKHSLFWRLFIPILALCLLSFVAISVYVPRAMQQFEEQIALDQALQIAQQFKTIRAYYTKNVVAKVIKNGHFKASIKHKNETNSIPLPATLIHDLSDLLQNNGTTIRLYSAYPFPNRTDRLLDNFEEDAWQALSKTPTTPFVRTEQHQGKTSVRVGIADVMINETCVNCHNNRLDTPKDDWQLGEMRGVLEIITPIDKQLLIASGISNGFMIALALLGLLLGVSLYFIFQRTIGKRLNQVITALDEIAQGEGDLSQRLDEKGKHEVAQIGHAFNQVMQKFSAIVSEVIVVTGELSHLSQSLSSANQKSSQRVIDQDRETGSVTTSAGALEISARDIVRHAEKASDTTQQTTRNTEQGEQIVQNSMQSTQQLSNHIGEAVNSLTRLQTDVDEISEVLDVIRSIADQTNLLALNAAIEAARASEQGRGFAVVADEVRVLASRTQASTQKIQGMTERLHTTTEEVVSAMKQSQQQAKATLHLSSKVGGQLRQITHSVNSVRNMNLQIASAAKQQEQTIGSVNQNLTGISATSRAAAQAGEHSSNQVQQVEQLASRLLSLTQQFKV; translated from the coding sequence ATGAAACACTCTCTCTTTTGGCGACTCTTTATCCCCATTCTGGCACTCTGTCTACTGAGTTTTGTGGCCATCAGCGTTTACGTCCCCCGTGCCATGCAGCAGTTTGAAGAGCAGATCGCCTTAGATCAAGCACTGCAAATAGCACAACAGTTCAAAACTATTCGCGCCTACTACACCAAAAACGTGGTCGCTAAAGTGATCAAAAATGGCCATTTTAAAGCCTCAATTAAGCATAAAAACGAAACCAACAGCATCCCGCTGCCCGCCACCCTGATTCACGACCTCAGCGATTTATTGCAAAACAACGGCACCACCATTCGACTCTATTCCGCCTACCCCTTTCCCAATCGAACAGACCGCCTTCTGGACAATTTCGAAGAAGACGCTTGGCAAGCACTCAGTAAAACACCCACAACGCCCTTTGTGCGCACCGAGCAGCACCAAGGAAAAACCAGCGTCCGAGTTGGCATTGCTGATGTGATGATCAACGAGACCTGCGTCAATTGCCATAACAACCGCCTCGACACCCCCAAAGACGACTGGCAACTGGGTGAGATGCGCGGCGTACTGGAGATCATTACCCCCATCGACAAACAACTGCTGATCGCCAGCGGTATCAGCAACGGTTTTATGATCGCGCTGGCGCTGTTGGGGCTGCTGCTCGGGGTGTCGCTCTATTTTATTTTCCAGCGCACCATTGGCAAACGCCTTAATCAAGTGATTACCGCACTGGATGAAATAGCTCAAGGAGAGGGCGACCTAAGCCAACGACTGGATGAAAAAGGCAAACACGAAGTCGCACAAATTGGCCATGCGTTTAACCAAGTCATGCAGAAATTCAGCGCCATTGTCTCCGAGGTGATCGTGGTCACGGGCGAACTCTCTCACCTGTCACAATCGTTAAGCTCCGCCAATCAAAAGTCGAGTCAGCGAGTCATTGATCAAGACCGAGAAACCGGCAGCGTCACCACCTCGGCAGGCGCATTGGAAATCTCTGCCCGTGACATCGTGCGTCATGCCGAAAAAGCCTCCGATACCACCCAACAAACCACGCGAAACACCGAACAGGGCGAGCAGATCGTACAGAACAGCATGCAATCCACTCAGCAGCTCTCCAATCACATTGGTGAAGCTGTGAACTCCCTTACCCGCCTACAAACGGACGTGGATGAAATCAGTGAAGTCTTAGATGTCATTCGCAGCATCGCCGACCAAACAAACCTGTTGGCACTCAATGCCGCCATCGAAGCAGCGCGCGCCAGCGAACAGGGACGCGGCTTTGCGGTAGTGGCCGATGAGGTGCGTGTTTTGGCCTCTCGCACCCAAGCCTCAACACAAAAAATTCAAGGCATGACCGAGCGCCTACACACCACCACAGAAGAGGTGGTCAGCGCCATGAAACAGAGCCAACAGCAAGCCAAAGCAACCCTACACCTCTCCAGCAAAGTGGGTGGACAACTGCGTCAAATAACCCACTCGGTCAACTCCGTGCGCAACATGAACTTACAAATCGCCTCTGCCGCCAAACAACAGGAGCAGACCATCGGCAGCGTCAACCAAAATCTAACCGGCATCAGCGCCACCTCGCGCGCCGCCGCTCAAGCAGGGGAGCACAGCAGCAATCAGGTGCAACAGGTAGAACAACTGGCCAGTCGCCTACTGAGTTTGACCCAGCAGTTTAAAGTTTAG
- a CDS encoding ester cyclase, with product MQHNKGLVRRFYEEMWNHWDFQLTNELLNDEFILHGSTGLYKTGRQGFIDYADTVHRVFPDFHSAIDDLIAEENKVVARLSFSGTQQKELFGKAADGRRVYYDGLAIFTFEKEKISELWLISDLYNLMMQVKSKYG from the coding sequence ATGCAACACAACAAAGGACTGGTACGGCGTTTTTACGAAGAGATGTGGAACCACTGGGATTTTCAACTCACCAATGAGCTGCTGAATGATGAGTTTATTTTACACGGCTCCACTGGGCTCTATAAAACCGGACGACAAGGCTTCATTGACTACGCCGACACCGTACACCGTGTTTTTCCCGACTTTCACAGCGCCATTGACGATCTGATTGCCGAAGAGAACAAAGTGGTTGCCCGCCTCTCTTTCAGTGGCACTCAGCAGAAAGAACTGTTTGGCAAAGCCGCCGATGGCCGCCGTGTCTATTACGACGGCTTGGCCATTTTCACCTTTGAAAAAGAAAAAATCAGCGAGTTATGGTTGATCAGTGACCTGTATAACTTAATGATGCAGGTCAAATCCAAGTATGGCTGA
- the rdgB gene encoding RdgB/HAM1 family non-canonical purine NTP pyrophosphatase, which translates to MKSIVLATGNPGKVRELSAMLSGLGFGIRPQSDFAVPEADETGLTFVENAIIKARNAAAHTGLPAIADDSGIEVDALNGAPGIYSARYAGVGASDHDNNAKLLDALKEVPDEQRTARFRAVIVYLKHADDPSPIIAEGAWEGQILHQEEGDNGFGYDTLFFVPTHGMASALLDPEVKNGLSHRGQALGQLVAALKVIV; encoded by the coding sequence GTGAAAAGTATTGTATTAGCAACGGGCAACCCTGGAAAAGTTCGTGAGTTATCCGCCATGTTGAGTGGTTTGGGTTTTGGGATTCGTCCGCAGTCGGATTTTGCCGTGCCGGAAGCGGATGAGACCGGTTTGACCTTTGTGGAAAACGCGATTATTAAGGCGCGTAATGCCGCTGCCCACACGGGGCTGCCTGCGATTGCCGATGATTCGGGCATTGAGGTGGATGCACTGAATGGTGCGCCGGGGATCTATTCGGCTCGTTACGCCGGTGTCGGTGCCAGCGATCATGACAACAACGCCAAGTTGTTAGATGCTTTGAAAGAGGTGCCTGATGAGCAGCGCACGGCGCGTTTTCGGGCGGTGATTGTCTATTTGAAACACGCCGACGATCCTTCGCCGATCATTGCAGAAGGGGCGTGGGAAGGGCAAATTTTGCATCAGGAAGAGGGTGATAACGGTTTTGGTTACGACACCCTTTTCTTTGTGCCAACGCACGGTATGGCTTCGGCGTTATTAGACCCTGAGGTGAAAAATGGCCTGAGTCATCGTGGTCAGGCGTTGGGGCAGTTGGTTGCAGCGCTCAAAGTGATTGTGTAG
- a CDS encoding YicC/YloC family endoribonuclease, with protein MLKSMTAYARQQQQATWGSLIWELRSVNHRYLEITLRLPEELRELEPQLREQVGKRLKRGKVECNLRFKANEELSDTLQVNEAAAKALLHACHQLEGQMMNAARLNPLEILNWPGIIKPQATDLRAVKNATLDLLSVSLDDLIATREREGERIDAMLQSRHRLIAELSQRIAMQRPAIQEKMRNKLRSRFNELNLEPDNGRLEQELVYLAQKQDIDEELDRLNAHLKEVDEVLQRQEPVGRRLDFLMQELNREANTLGAKASDVDTSGASVELKVLIEQMREQIQNVE; from the coding sequence ATGTTAAAAAGCATGACCGCCTACGCCCGCCAACAGCAGCAAGCCACTTGGGGCAGCTTGATCTGGGAGCTGCGATCTGTGAATCACCGTTATCTGGAAATCACGCTCCGTCTGCCCGAAGAGCTTCGAGAATTGGAACCACAGCTGCGTGAACAGGTTGGCAAACGCCTCAAGCGAGGCAAAGTGGAATGCAATCTGCGCTTTAAAGCCAATGAAGAACTCAGCGACACCCTGCAAGTAAATGAGGCTGCTGCCAAAGCACTGCTGCACGCCTGCCATCAACTGGAAGGTCAGATGATGAACGCCGCTCGCCTCAACCCGCTGGAGATATTGAACTGGCCTGGGATAATCAAACCACAAGCAACCGACTTAAGAGCCGTTAAAAATGCCACTCTGGATCTGCTCAGCGTCAGCCTTGATGATCTGATCGCCACCCGTGAGAGAGAAGGTGAACGCATTGACGCCATGCTGCAAAGTCGTCACCGCCTAATCGCCGAACTGAGCCAACGCATCGCCATGCAACGACCTGCGATTCAAGAAAAAATGCGTAACAAACTGCGCTCGCGCTTTAATGAATTAAACCTTGAACCGGATAACGGGCGCTTAGAACAAGAGCTGGTCTACTTGGCGCAGAAACAGGACATCGACGAAGAGCTGGATCGCCTCAACGCCCATCTAAAAGAAGTCGATGAAGTCTTGCAACGTCAGGAACCTGTAGGCCGTCGCCTCGACTTTCTAATGCAGGAGCTCAATCGTGAAGCCAATACTCTGGGAGCCAAAGCCAGCGATGTAGACACCAGTGGCGCATCCGTGGAGCTGAAAGTATTGATCGAACAGATGCGGGAACAGATCCAAAACGTCGAATAG
- a CDS encoding hybrid sensor histidine kinase/response regulator codes for MSQPAALKILIIDDSPEDRWVYQRYLKQHPQHRYHIIETGLGHEGVHLAESEQPDCILLDYHLPDLNGLEILAQLSRKKISSAVIMLTGQSQQDRDILALKAGASDYLAKEKLNSQILHRVIRYAIERKGTERKLQRLNDEKNHLLGMVAHDLRNPLTSIRGFSELILEEQTTSREEMCELLTIIHNLSEEMLLTLHNLLDVSRIDSGKFDVKLEKNNLSELLHYRIRLSSITAKRKNIQLIDQTPDHLYALFDPERLNQVVDNFLNNAIKYSPTDSQITINAKETKMGVEVSVTDQGPGIPKAELDHIFATFHTLGSSTPMNGETSSGLGLAIAKKIIDAHQGEIGVRNSEQGGSEFYFKIPINSLFEQQAKTRLSHKS; via the coding sequence ATGAGTCAACCAGCAGCACTGAAAATTCTGATTATCGACGACAGTCCCGAAGATCGTTGGGTCTATCAACGCTACCTCAAACAGCATCCACAACACCGTTACCACATCATTGAAACCGGCCTAGGACATGAGGGAGTTCACTTAGCCGAAAGCGAACAACCCGATTGCATTTTACTCGATTATCACTTACCCGATCTCAACGGTCTTGAAATCTTAGCCCAACTTTCACGGAAAAAAATCTCTTCTGCTGTGATTATGCTCACCGGTCAATCGCAGCAAGATCGAGATATTCTTGCCCTTAAAGCCGGTGCTTCAGACTACTTAGCCAAAGAAAAACTCAACAGCCAAATTCTCCATCGCGTTATTCGCTACGCCATTGAACGCAAAGGTACCGAACGCAAACTACAGCGTCTCAATGACGAAAAAAACCACCTACTCGGCATGGTTGCTCATGATCTACGCAACCCTCTGACCTCCATTCGCGGTTTCAGTGAACTGATTCTTGAGGAGCAAACCACCAGTCGAGAAGAGATGTGTGAACTGCTCACCATCATTCACAACCTCAGCGAAGAGATGTTATTGACTCTGCACAACCTACTCGATGTTTCCAGAATCGACAGCGGTAAATTTGACGTCAAGCTTGAAAAAAACAACCTCTCAGAACTGCTGCATTATCGCATTCGATTGAGCAGCATCACCGCCAAACGCAAAAACATCCAACTCATCGACCAAACACCCGATCACCTTTACGCCCTCTTTGACCCAGAGCGACTCAATCAGGTGGTGGATAATTTTCTCAATAACGCCATCAAATATTCACCCACTGACTCACAGATAACAATCAACGCCAAAGAAACCAAGATGGGAGTTGAAGTTTCAGTAACAGACCAAGGCCCAGGCATTCCAAAAGCGGAACTGGATCACATTTTTGCAACTTTCCACACTTTAGGTAGCAGCACTCCGATGAATGGTGAAACCAGTTCTGGATTAGGACTTGCCATCGCAAAAAAAATCATTGATGCTCATCAAGGTGAAATTGGGGTTAGAAATTCCGAGCAAGGTGGCAGTGAATTTTACTTTAAAATCCCAATAAACAGCCTGTTTGAACAACAGGCCAAAACAAGACTCAGCCATAAAAGTTAA